The Streptomyces achromogenes genome window below encodes:
- a CDS encoding pectinesterase family protein encodes MTHFPSKRLPRPPAVLAAVAGLLAACCLGAAGEARATASAPEAHSAPGTRSAPRTAAPAASASRWTDRAHGFASLAGGTTGGAGGKVVTVTDQASLARYAAAEEPYVIRVKGAVAVEPFGSDIVVTSNKTITGVGDTGEIVHGELHLNPGTHNVIIRNLTIRDSYVEGDWDGKTTDFDAIQMDTVDHVWIDHNRFTHMGDGLLDIRKDSQYITVSYNRFSNHNKALGIGWTTNVLTQITMDHNWFTGTKQRNPSADNCAYAHLYNNYLSAQVADGDPVWTYGNWSRGRTKMVIENSYYDRVQHPYQADATAELVERGSILRRTSGRTDEWGAAFDPRAFYAYRLDPAAAVPALVTRFSGPQKQIGDAVTLNVPGDYPTVQAAVDAVPDGNAVGVTVAVAPGTYREKVYIPASKPNIALRGTGHRRSDTVIVYDTPAEYGGSTGSATVRIAANDVTARNLTFSNDFDEAAVELKGEQALAMKTTGDRIVFENTAFLGNQDTLMTDSPKLTTPSRVYVRDSYIEGDVDFVYGRATTVIERSVIRLLSRGSATNNGYMTAASTWTGNPYGFLITRSEVVSDAPEQSFHLGRPWHPGGEPAAVGQVLIRDTALPAAVKSSPWTDMSGFSWRDARFAEYRNHGPGATVTADRPQLSDADAKAHTVTAYLKGADGWAPHRRTTH; translated from the coding sequence ATGACGCACTTCCCTAGCAAGCGCTTGCCAAGGCCGCCGGCGGTCCTGGCGGCCGTCGCCGGCCTGCTGGCGGCGTGCTGCCTCGGCGCGGCCGGCGAGGCCCGGGCCACCGCCTCCGCACCGGAGGCTCACTCCGCACCGGGGACCCGTTCAGCGCCGCGGACCGCCGCCCCGGCCGCCTCGGCGTCCCGCTGGACGGACCGGGCCCACGGCTTCGCCTCCCTCGCCGGCGGCACCACCGGCGGCGCGGGCGGCAAGGTCGTCACCGTCACCGACCAGGCCTCGCTGGCCCGGTACGCCGCGGCCGAGGAGCCGTACGTCATCCGCGTCAAGGGAGCGGTGGCCGTCGAGCCGTTCGGCTCGGACATCGTCGTGACCTCGAACAAGACGATCACCGGGGTCGGGGACACCGGTGAGATCGTGCACGGCGAGCTGCACCTGAACCCCGGCACGCACAACGTGATCATCCGCAACCTGACGATCCGGGACAGCTACGTCGAGGGCGACTGGGACGGCAAGACCACCGACTTCGACGCCATCCAGATGGACACGGTCGACCACGTGTGGATCGACCACAACCGCTTCACGCACATGGGCGACGGGCTGCTCGACATCCGCAAGGACAGCCAGTACATCACCGTCTCCTACAACCGGTTCAGCAACCACAACAAGGCGCTGGGCATCGGCTGGACGACGAACGTCCTGACCCAGATCACCATGGACCACAACTGGTTCACGGGCACCAAGCAGCGCAACCCCTCGGCGGACAACTGCGCCTACGCCCACCTCTACAACAACTACCTCTCGGCGCAGGTCGCCGACGGGGACCCGGTGTGGACGTACGGGAACTGGTCGCGGGGCCGCACGAAGATGGTCATCGAGAACAGTTACTACGACCGGGTCCAGCACCCGTACCAGGCCGACGCGACGGCCGAGCTGGTCGAGCGCGGGTCGATCCTGCGGAGGACGAGCGGACGGACCGACGAGTGGGGCGCGGCCTTCGATCCGCGGGCGTTCTACGCCTACCGGCTGGACCCCGCGGCGGCCGTCCCCGCGCTGGTCACCCGGTTCTCCGGGCCGCAGAAGCAGATCGGTGACGCGGTCACGCTGAACGTGCCGGGCGACTACCCGACGGTCCAGGCCGCCGTCGACGCCGTGCCCGACGGCAACGCCGTCGGCGTCACCGTCGCCGTCGCGCCGGGCACGTACCGCGAGAAGGTGTACATCCCCGCGAGCAAGCCGAACATCGCGCTGCGCGGCACCGGACACCGCCGCTCGGACACCGTCATCGTGTACGACACGCCCGCCGAGTACGGGGGTTCGACGGGGAGCGCCACCGTCCGGATCGCCGCGAACGACGTCACCGCCCGCAACCTCACCTTCAGCAACGACTTCGACGAGGCCGCGGTCGAGCTGAAGGGCGAGCAGGCCCTCGCCATGAAGACCACCGGCGACCGGATCGTCTTCGAGAACACGGCGTTCCTGGGCAACCAGGACACGCTGATGACCGACAGCCCCAAGCTGACGACCCCCAGTCGGGTGTACGTGCGGGACTCCTACATCGAAGGCGACGTCGACTTCGTCTACGGACGGGCCACGACCGTGATCGAGCGGTCGGTGATCCGGCTGCTGAGCCGGGGATCGGCCACCAACAACGGCTATATGACGGCCGCTTCGACCTGGACGGGCAATCCGTACGGGTTCCTGATCACCCGGTCCGAGGTCGTCAGCGACGCGCCGGAGCAGTCCTTCCATCTCGGGCGGCCCTGGCACCCCGGCGGGGAGCCGGCGGCGGTCGGCCAGGTGCTGATCCGCGACACCGCGTTGCCGGCGGCGGTCAAGTCGTCGCCGTGGACCGACATGAGCGGGTTCTCGTGGCGGGACGCCCGGTTCGCGGAGTACCGCAACCACGGGCCGGGGGCGACCGTCACCGCCGACCGCCCCCAGCTGAGCGACGCCGACGCGAAGGCGCACACCGTCACGGCCTACCTCAAGGGCGCGGACGGCTGGGCGCCGCACCGCCGCACCACCCACTGA
- a CDS encoding glycoside hydrolase family 43 protein → MTGEQHGTYTNPVLNADWSDPDVVRVGDDFYLTASSFGRAPGLPLLHSRDLVNWTLVGHALERLEPVGDFRTPRHDCGVWAPSLRHHDDRFWIFWGDPDQGVFQVNAPGIRGPWTRPHLVKAGKGLIDPCPLWDEESGEAYLVHAWAKSRAGVKNRLTGHRMHPDGTSVLDEGKVIVDGDGIPGWFTLEGPKLYRHDGWFWILAPAGGVETGWQGAFRSREFFGPYEERIVLEQKDTEVNGPHQGGWVRTASGEDWFVHFQQRGAYGRVVHLQPMRWDGAGGWPVIGDEGAPVLTHRRPALPPQPPAAPAVDDDFPGGRPGRQWSWTANPQAGWAVRHSADGLRLTCVRTPDAHDLRTLPNVLTQRLPGVPSAVEVELRLHSEEPGARAGLTVLGDAFGWIGLQRDADGTVRLVHRFAEPVAESERDAARPRLAPDGRARLRIEIGAGARCRFAYDVGDGPCPSGPVFAATPWRWVGALLGLFAVAPTGTGHVGAATFSEFRIRTL, encoded by the coding sequence GTGACGGGGGAGCAGCACGGGACGTACACGAACCCGGTCCTGAACGCCGACTGGTCCGACCCGGACGTCGTGCGTGTCGGCGACGACTTCTACCTCACCGCCTCCAGCTTCGGCCGGGCCCCCGGACTGCCGCTGCTGCACTCGCGCGACCTGGTGAACTGGACGCTGGTCGGCCACGCCCTGGAACGCCTGGAGCCGGTGGGCGACTTCAGGACTCCGCGGCACGACTGCGGGGTGTGGGCGCCCTCCTTACGGCACCACGACGACCGTTTCTGGATCTTCTGGGGCGACCCCGACCAGGGCGTGTTCCAGGTCAACGCGCCCGGGATCCGGGGGCCCTGGACCCGTCCGCACCTGGTCAAGGCGGGCAAGGGTCTGATCGACCCGTGCCCCCTGTGGGACGAGGAGAGCGGCGAGGCCTATCTGGTGCACGCCTGGGCGAAGTCCCGCGCGGGCGTCAAGAACCGGCTCACCGGCCACCGTATGCACCCCGACGGGACGTCCGTCCTCGACGAGGGCAAGGTGATCGTCGACGGGGACGGCATCCCCGGCTGGTTCACCCTCGAAGGCCCCAAGCTCTACCGTCACGACGGCTGGTTCTGGATCCTCGCCCCGGCCGGAGGGGTGGAGACGGGCTGGCAGGGCGCGTTCCGGTCGCGGGAGTTCTTCGGCCCGTACGAGGAACGGATCGTCCTGGAGCAGAAGGACACCGAGGTCAACGGCCCGCACCAGGGCGGCTGGGTGCGCACCGCGTCCGGCGAGGACTGGTTCGTGCACTTCCAGCAGCGCGGTGCGTACGGCAGGGTGGTCCACCTCCAGCCGATGCGCTGGGACGGTGCGGGAGGCTGGCCGGTGATCGGCGACGAGGGCGCCCCCGTCCTGACGCACCGGCGGCCCGCCCTGCCCCCGCAGCCGCCCGCTGCGCCCGCCGTCGACGACGACTTCCCCGGCGGGCGCCCGGGCCGCCAGTGGTCGTGGACGGCCAACCCCCAGGCCGGCTGGGCCGTCCGGCACTCGGCCGACGGACTGCGGCTGACCTGCGTGCGGACGCCGGACGCGCATGATCTGCGCACCCTGCCGAACGTCCTCACCCAGCGGCTGCCCGGCGTCCCGTCCGCCGTCGAGGTGGAGCTGCGGCTGCACAGCGAGGAGCCGGGCGCACGCGCCGGACTCACGGTCCTCGGCGACGCGTTCGGCTGGATCGGGCTCCAGCGGGACGCCGACGGCACGGTCCGGCTCGTCCACCGGTTCGCCGAGCCGGTCGCCGAGAGCGAGCGGGACGCGGCCCGGCCACGGCTCGCCCCCGACGGCCGGGCACGGCTGCGCATCGAGATCGGCGCGGGCGCGCGCTGCCGTTTCGCCTACGACGTCGGCGACGGCCCGTGCCCGTCCGGCCCCGTCTTCGCGGCCACCCCCTGGCGCTGGGTCGGAGCCCTGCTCGGCCTCTTCGCCGTCGCGCCGACCGGTACCGGGCACGTCGGCGCGGCCACGTTCAGCGAGTTCCGCATCCGAACACTCTGA
- a CDS encoding DUF6807 domain-containing protein, with the protein MTAPAPDSPVVLRVAGRPVGRYVTRPELPARLSPRPYLHPVSTLAGATVTELSPADHLHHLGVGVAVPDVEGHNFWGGRTYVRDRGPTELDDHGAQRHGSFQLRDPDGFVEELRWVASGTELLRERRTVAATELTSSAWALDFTFSLTNVSGAPLSIGSPATNGRPGAAYGGFFWRARKEDRAPDVFTADTEGEAAVHGSRADWLALAGAGWTLVFAGATDATRRDPWFVRTAEYPGVGSSLAFAERLSVPPGETVVRRIVTVVADGRPDRGEAAALVRKAVSQ; encoded by the coding sequence ATGACCGCACCGGCACCCGACTCACCGGTCGTCCTGCGTGTCGCCGGCCGCCCGGTCGGCCGCTACGTCACGCGGCCCGAGCTGCCCGCCCGGCTCTCCCCGCGCCCCTATCTGCACCCCGTCAGCACCCTGGCCGGCGCCACGGTCACCGAGCTCAGCCCCGCCGACCACCTTCACCACCTCGGCGTCGGTGTAGCCGTACCCGACGTCGAGGGGCACAACTTCTGGGGCGGCCGCACCTACGTCCGAGACCGGGGCCCGACCGAGCTGGACGACCACGGCGCGCAGCGGCACGGGTCCTTCCAGCTGCGCGACCCCGACGGCTTCGTGGAGGAGCTGCGCTGGGTGGCGTCGGGCACGGAGCTGCTGCGCGAGCGCCGGACGGTCGCGGCGACCGAACTGACCTCCTCCGCCTGGGCGCTGGACTTCACCTTCTCCCTCACCAACGTCTCGGGCGCCCCGCTGTCCATCGGCAGCCCGGCGACGAACGGGCGTCCCGGCGCGGCCTACGGCGGCTTCTTCTGGCGGGCCCGCAAGGAGGACCGGGCCCCCGACGTCTTCACCGCGGACACGGAGGGCGAGGCGGCCGTGCACGGCTCACGCGCCGACTGGCTCGCGCTGGCCGGCGCGGGCTGGACGCTCGTCTTCGCGGGCGCCACCGACGCCACCCGCCGCGACCCCTGGTTCGTCCGCACCGCCGAGTACCCGGGCGTCGGCTCCTCGCTGGCGTTCGCCGAACGGCTGTCCGTGCCGCCCGGGGAGACGGTCGTCCGCCGGATCGTCACCGTCGTCGCCGACGGCCGCCCGGACCGGGGCGAGGCCGCGGCGCTGGTCCGGAAGGCGGTCAGCCAGTGA
- a CDS encoding Gfo/Idh/MocA family protein, with amino-acid sequence MSTAVPIVLAGARGHGRWHLDNIRRLQDKGIVRLAGVCELTPLTRAEIPEGLGAPEQSADFGALLDSTGARIAVICTPIPTHADLALTAARKGVHLLLEKPPAPSYAEFRRMAEGIAEAGVVCQVGFQSLGSHAVPAVRALIRDGVIGEIAGVGGAGAWARAESYYRRAPWAGRRRLNGVDVIDGALTNPLAHAVATALVLAGATRAQDVAGIETELAHANAIESDDTSCVRVTTADGLQIVVAATLCAEDPDDPYVVVHGSRGRITYWYKQDRVLLQRAGHGPEEFEYGRTDLLENLVEHLADGTELLVPPAVTESFMRVVEAIRVAPDPVQLPDDAWRLLPDEDRRVVPGVDGLVAAAADTLALYSELGAPWAFTTAHPKEVSP; translated from the coding sequence ATGAGCACCGCTGTACCGATCGTCCTGGCGGGCGCGCGCGGCCACGGCCGCTGGCACCTGGACAACATCCGCAGGCTCCAGGACAAGGGCATCGTCCGCCTGGCGGGCGTCTGCGAGCTGACCCCGCTGACCCGGGCCGAGATCCCCGAGGGCCTCGGCGCGCCCGAGCAGTCCGCGGACTTCGGCGCGCTGCTCGACTCCACCGGAGCCCGGATCGCCGTGATCTGCACCCCGATCCCGACCCACGCCGACCTCGCGCTGACGGCGGCCCGCAAGGGTGTGCACCTGCTCCTGGAGAAGCCGCCGGCGCCGTCGTACGCCGAGTTCCGCCGGATGGCCGAGGGGATCGCCGAGGCCGGCGTGGTCTGCCAGGTCGGCTTCCAGTCGCTGGGCTCGCACGCCGTGCCCGCGGTCCGCGCCCTGATCCGCGACGGGGTGATCGGTGAGATCGCGGGGGTCGGCGGCGCCGGCGCCTGGGCCCGCGCCGAGTCCTACTACCGGCGCGCCCCCTGGGCGGGCAGGCGGCGGCTGAACGGTGTCGACGTCATCGACGGGGCGCTCACCAACCCCCTCGCGCACGCCGTCGCCACCGCCCTCGTGCTGGCCGGAGCCACGCGGGCGCAGGACGTCGCCGGCATCGAGACCGAGCTGGCGCACGCCAACGCCATCGAGTCCGACGACACCTCCTGCGTCCGCGTCACCACGGCGGACGGCCTGCAGATCGTCGTCGCGGCCACGCTGTGCGCCGAGGACCCCGACGACCCGTACGTCGTCGTCCACGGCAGCCGCGGCCGGATCACCTACTGGTACAAGCAGGACCGCGTCCTGCTCCAGCGGGCCGGCCACGGTCCCGAGGAGTTCGAGTACGGCCGCACCGACCTGCTGGAGAACCTGGTCGAGCACCTCGCCGACGGGACGGAGCTGCTGGTCCCGCCCGCCGTCACCGAGTCGTTCATGCGGGTCGTGGAGGCGATCCGGGTCGCGCCCGACCCGGTGCAGCTGCCCGACGACGCCTGGCGTCTGCTGCCCGACGAGGACCGGCGGGTCGTCCCCGGCGTCGACGGCCTCGTCGCGGCCGCCGCCGACACCCTCGCTCTCTACTCCGAACTGGGCGCCCCCTGGGCGTTCACGACCGCGCATCCGAAAGAGGTGAGCCCCTGA
- a CDS encoding carbohydrate ABC transporter permease, protein MITKEAPEVVPAPVREPAAPARRPSRHKRAWDEAPRWQIYLPLGIYLVFTLVPFYWILLFALRPAGSTSLVPWPMTFDHFEKVWNERDFAVYFQNSVLTGVATLLLTTGVALAGGYALARFDFKIKRGFMLALLCTQFVPGALLLVPLFQIFAELKMINSLGSVIIAETVFQLPLSIILISGFIRNVPYSLEEAAWVDGCNRLTAFRIVVLPLLRPGLIAVGSFAFVHAWNHFLFALMFLSDQSKQTIPVGLNTLMSADSVDLGALAAGGIIAAVPVVIVFAFIQKWLITGFSAGAVKG, encoded by the coding sequence GTGATCACCAAGGAGGCCCCCGAGGTGGTGCCCGCCCCCGTGCGCGAGCCCGCCGCACCCGCCCGCCGCCCGTCCCGCCACAAGCGTGCCTGGGACGAGGCCCCCCGCTGGCAGATCTACCTCCCGCTGGGGATCTACCTGGTCTTCACCCTGGTCCCCTTCTACTGGATCCTGCTCTTCGCGCTCCGCCCGGCCGGCTCCACCTCGCTGGTGCCCTGGCCGATGACCTTCGACCACTTCGAAAAGGTCTGGAACGAGCGTGACTTCGCCGTCTACTTCCAGAACAGCGTGCTCACCGGCGTGGCGACCCTGCTGCTGACCACCGGCGTGGCCCTGGCCGGCGGCTACGCCCTCGCGCGCTTCGACTTCAAGATCAAGCGTGGCTTCATGCTCGCTCTGCTGTGCACCCAGTTCGTGCCGGGCGCGCTGCTGCTCGTCCCGCTCTTCCAGATCTTCGCCGAGCTGAAGATGATCAACTCGCTGGGCAGCGTCATCATCGCCGAGACGGTCTTCCAGCTGCCCCTGTCGATCATCCTGATCAGCGGCTTCATCCGGAACGTGCCCTACTCCCTGGAGGAGGCGGCCTGGGTCGACGGCTGCAACCGGCTCACCGCCTTCCGGATCGTCGTCCTGCCCCTGCTGCGGCCCGGGCTGATCGCCGTAGGCTCCTTCGCCTTCGTGCACGCCTGGAACCACTTCCTGTTCGCCCTGATGTTCCTCTCCGACCAGAGCAAGCAGACGATCCCCGTCGGCCTCAACACCCTGATGAGCGCGGACAGCGTCGACCTGGGCGCGCTGGCCGCGGGCGGCATCATCGCCGCCGTCCCCGTGGTGATCGTCTTCGCCTTCATCCAGAAGTGGCTGATCACCGGGTTCAGCGCCGGGGCGGTGAAGGGATGA
- a CDS encoding carbohydrate ABC transporter permease: protein MAQAAAVAKRPAPPRRRRASATPRRLPYLLIAPAALLMLGFIAYPVVSVFYYSLQNYNPTKPWRNGFAGFDNFVHAFTDDPQFWDTLTFSAQWVFVEVGLQLLFGLALALIVNQTFVGRSLGRALVFSPWAVSGVLTSAIWVLLYNSQTGITRYLADMGIGEYGTSWLSDTSTVFSAAIVADLWRGVPFFAILILADLQSVSKDLYEAAEVDGASRIKQFWHITLPHLKDAIVLSTLLRAVWEFNNVDLLYTLTGGGPAGETTTLPLYIANTSVDAHNFGYASALTTVAFVILLFCSLVYLRLSKFGGGAK, encoded by the coding sequence ATGGCCCAAGCCGCAGCCGTGGCGAAACGGCCCGCGCCGCCCCGGCGGCGCCGTGCCTCCGCCACGCCCCGCAGGCTGCCGTACCTGCTGATCGCGCCGGCGGCCCTGCTGATGCTGGGCTTCATCGCCTACCCGGTCGTCAGCGTCTTCTACTACAGCCTGCAGAACTACAACCCCACCAAGCCCTGGCGCAACGGCTTCGCGGGCTTCGACAACTTCGTCCACGCCTTCACCGACGACCCGCAGTTCTGGGACACGCTGACCTTCAGCGCCCAGTGGGTCTTCGTCGAGGTCGGGCTGCAGCTGCTGTTCGGTCTGGCGCTGGCGCTGATCGTCAACCAGACCTTCGTGGGACGCTCGCTCGGCCGCGCGCTGGTCTTCTCCCCGTGGGCCGTCTCCGGCGTGCTGACCTCCGCGATCTGGGTGCTGCTCTACAACTCCCAGACCGGCATCACCCGTTACCTCGCGGACATGGGGATCGGCGAGTACGGCACCAGCTGGCTGTCGGACACCTCCACCGTCTTCTCGGCGGCGATCGTCGCCGACCTGTGGCGCGGTGTCCCCTTCTTCGCGATCCTCATCCTCGCCGACCTCCAGTCCGTCTCCAAGGACCTGTACGAGGCCGCCGAGGTCGACGGCGCCAGCCGGATCAAGCAGTTCTGGCACATCACCCTGCCCCACCTGAAGGACGCCATCGTCCTGTCCACGCTGCTGCGCGCGGTGTGGGAGTTCAACAACGTCGACCTGCTGTACACGCTCACCGGCGGCGGCCCGGCGGGGGAGACCACCACCCTCCCGCTCTACATCGCCAACACCAGCGTCGACGCCCACAACTTCGGTTACGCGTCCGCCCTGACCACGGTCGCGTTCGTGATCCTGCTCTTCTGCTCGTTGGTCTATCTGCGGCTGAGCAAGTTCGGAGGAGGCGCCAAGTGA
- the araD gene encoding L-arabinonate dehydratase, producing MKAPEELRSHQWYGTEGLRSFSHRARTRQLGYLPEEHLGKPVIAILNTWSDINPCHVHLRDRAQAVKRGVWQAGGFPLEFPVSTLSETFQKPTPMLYRNLLAMETEELLRSYPVDGAVLMGGCDKSTPALLMGAASVDLPTAFVPAGPMLPGHWRNEVLGSGTDMWKYWDDKRAGLIGDCEMTELESGLARSPGHCMTMGTASTLTAAAEALGVTVPGASSIPAVDSGHDRMAAMTGLRIVELVHSDRRLSDILTAEAFEDAVTTVLGLGGSTNAVIHLIAMAGRAGVRLTLDDFDRIARTVPVLADVRPGGRKYLMEDFHFAGGLPGFLSRITDLLHLDRPTVSHDTLREQLAGARVHNDDVIRLRDDPVAAEGGVAVLRGNLCPDGAVIKHIAAEEHLLKHTGPAVVFDDYRTMQRTINDPSLGITADSVLVLRGSGPKGGPGMPEYGMLPIPDHLLKQGVRDMVRISDARMSGTSYGACVLHVAPESYVGGPLALVRTGDPITLDVEARTLHLHVDDAELERRRADWTPPPTRDERGYGALYNEQVTQADTGCDFEFLARPGRVADPYAG from the coding sequence ATGAAGGCGCCCGAGGAACTGCGCAGCCACCAGTGGTACGGGACCGAAGGGCTGCGGTCCTTCAGCCACCGCGCCCGCACCCGCCAGCTCGGCTATCTCCCCGAGGAGCACCTCGGCAAGCCGGTCATCGCGATCCTCAACACCTGGTCCGACATCAATCCCTGCCATGTGCACCTGCGCGACCGCGCGCAGGCCGTGAAGCGCGGGGTGTGGCAGGCAGGCGGCTTCCCCCTCGAGTTCCCGGTCTCCACCCTCTCCGAGACCTTCCAGAAGCCGACCCCGATGCTCTACCGCAACCTGCTGGCGATGGAGACCGAGGAGCTGCTGCGGTCCTACCCGGTGGACGGAGCGGTGCTGATGGGCGGCTGCGACAAGTCCACGCCCGCTCTGCTCATGGGGGCGGCCTCGGTCGACCTGCCGACCGCCTTCGTGCCCGCCGGGCCCATGCTTCCGGGGCACTGGCGCAACGAGGTCCTCGGCTCCGGCACCGACATGTGGAAGTACTGGGACGACAAGCGGGCCGGCCTCATCGGCGACTGCGAGATGACCGAGCTGGAGAGCGGCCTGGCCCGTTCGCCCGGCCACTGCATGACGATGGGCACGGCGTCCACGCTGACCGCCGCGGCCGAGGCGCTGGGCGTCACGGTGCCGGGCGCGTCGAGCATCCCCGCCGTGGACTCCGGGCACGACCGGATGGCGGCCATGACCGGCCTGCGCATCGTCGAACTGGTCCACAGCGACCGCCGGTTGAGCGACATCCTCACCGCGGAGGCGTTCGAGGACGCGGTGACGACCGTCCTCGGCCTCGGCGGCTCCACCAACGCCGTCATCCATCTCATCGCGATGGCCGGCCGGGCGGGCGTCCGGCTCACCCTCGACGACTTCGACCGCATCGCCCGCACGGTGCCGGTGCTCGCCGACGTACGCCCCGGCGGCCGGAAGTACCTCATGGAGGACTTCCACTTCGCCGGCGGCCTGCCCGGCTTCCTCTCCCGCATCACCGACCTGCTGCACCTGGACCGGCCGACGGTCTCCCACGACACCCTGCGCGAGCAGCTGGCCGGCGCGCGGGTGCACAACGACGACGTCATCCGGCTCCGGGACGACCCCGTGGCGGCCGAGGGCGGAGTCGCCGTGCTGCGCGGCAACCTCTGCCCGGACGGCGCGGTCATCAAGCACATCGCCGCCGAGGAGCACCTGCTCAAGCACACGGGGCCGGCCGTCGTCTTCGACGACTACCGGACGATGCAGCGGACGATCAACGACCCCTCCCTCGGCATCACCGCCGACAGCGTGCTCGTGCTGCGGGGCTCGGGGCCCAAGGGCGGCCCCGGAATGCCCGAGTACGGCATGCTGCCCATCCCCGACCACCTGCTGAAGCAGGGCGTGCGGGACATGGTGCGGATCTCCGACGCCAGGATGAGCGGCACCAGTTACGGCGCGTGCGTGCTGCACGTCGCGCCCGAGTCGTACGTCGGCGGCCCGCTGGCCCTGGTCCGCACCGGGGACCCGATCACCCTCGACGTCGAGGCGCGCACCCTCCATCTCCATGTGGACGACGCGGAGCTGGAGCGGCGCAGGGCGGACTGGACGCCACCGCCCACCCGTGACGAGCGCGGTTACGGAGCGCTCTACAACGAGCAGGTCACGCAGGCCGACACCGGCTGCGACTTCGAGTTCCTCGCCCGTCCGGGCCGGGTCGCCGACCCGTACGCGGGCTGA
- a CDS encoding dihydrodipicolinate synthase family protein → MSSVAFETQRAALADVVAIPVTPFAEDGSVDQDAHRALVRRLLDGGITTLTPNGNTGEFYALAPEERRLVLELTADEAGGRAVILAGVGHDVPTAVATARYARALGAQMVMVHQPVHPYVSQSGWVDYHREIAEAVPELGVVPYIRNTQLHGERLAELADSCPNVIGVKYAVPDASRFAAFARDAGLERFVWVAGLAEPYAPSYFSAGATGFTSGLVNVAPAVSLNMIEALRSGDYPAAMKVWEQIRRFEELRAADGSANNVTVVKEALASLGLCRREVRPPSRPLPEDERAEVAAIAAGWSI, encoded by the coding sequence ATGAGCAGCGTGGCGTTCGAGACCCAGCGTGCGGCCCTGGCCGACGTGGTGGCCATCCCGGTGACCCCGTTCGCCGAGGACGGCTCCGTCGACCAGGACGCCCACCGGGCCCTGGTGCGCAGGCTGCTCGACGGCGGCATCACCACCCTCACCCCGAACGGCAACACCGGCGAGTTCTACGCCCTCGCCCCCGAGGAGCGCCGGCTGGTCCTCGAGCTGACCGCCGACGAGGCGGGCGGACGGGCCGTGATCCTGGCCGGCGTCGGACACGACGTGCCGACCGCCGTGGCCACCGCCCGGTACGCCCGTGCACTGGGCGCGCAGATGGTGATGGTCCACCAGCCGGTCCACCCATACGTCTCGCAGAGCGGCTGGGTCGACTACCACCGGGAGATCGCGGAGGCGGTGCCGGAGCTGGGCGTCGTCCCGTACATCCGCAACACGCAGCTGCACGGTGAACGCCTCGCCGAACTCGCCGACTCCTGCCCGAACGTCATCGGCGTCAAGTACGCCGTGCCGGACGCCTCCCGGTTCGCGGCCTTCGCACGGGACGCCGGCCTGGAACGGTTCGTCTGGGTCGCCGGACTCGCCGAGCCGTACGCGCCCTCCTACTTCTCCGCGGGCGCCACCGGCTTCACCTCCGGGCTGGTGAACGTCGCCCCGGCCGTCTCGCTGAACATGATCGAGGCGCTCCGCTCGGGTGACTACCCGGCCGCGATGAAGGTGTGGGAGCAGATCAGACGCTTCGAGGAACTGCGGGCCGCCGACGGCTCCGCCAACAACGTGACCGTCGTCAAGGAGGCCCTCGCCTCCCTGGGCCTGTGCCGCCGCGAGGTCCGTCCGCCGAGCAGGCCGCTGCCCGAGGACGAGCGCGCCGAGGTGGCGGCCATCGCCGCCGGGTGGTCCATATGA
- a CDS encoding GntR family transcriptional regulator, whose product MTSVPTPIPSRTQYVLEEIKRRILTGRLTPGQALVETELAAQFGVSKTPVREALKTLAGTGLVVMSQYKGVTVRMVDADMAREVYDVRLLLEPEALKRAVRRGASLDAARSALTRADEATDTAERSLANREFHRALYLPCGNPLLGRMLDEVRDQAALVSAVAWAASPSWEREAGEHREILRLALAGDADGAGRALHAHIASFVHRAFPETAETDQSPEQEGRE is encoded by the coding sequence ATGACCTCTGTGCCCACGCCGATCCCGTCCCGCACGCAGTACGTGCTGGAGGAGATCAAACGCCGCATCCTCACCGGGCGCCTGACGCCCGGTCAGGCCCTGGTCGAAACCGAGCTCGCCGCGCAGTTCGGGGTCTCCAAGACCCCGGTGCGCGAGGCACTGAAGACCCTGGCCGGCACCGGACTGGTGGTCATGAGCCAGTACAAGGGCGTCACGGTGCGCATGGTGGACGCGGACATGGCGCGCGAGGTGTACGACGTCCGCCTGCTCCTCGAACCCGAGGCGCTCAAGCGGGCCGTGCGCCGGGGCGCCTCCCTGGACGCCGCGCGCTCCGCGCTGACCAGGGCGGACGAGGCGACCGACACCGCCGAACGCTCCCTCGCCAACCGGGAGTTCCACCGCGCCCTGTACCTGCCGTGCGGGAACCCGCTGCTCGGCCGGATGCTCGACGAGGTCCGCGACCAGGCCGCCCTGGTCTCCGCCGTCGCCTGGGCCGCCTCGCCCTCCTGGGAGCGGGAGGCCGGGGAGCACCGCGAGATCCTCCGGCTCGCCCTGGCCGGTGACGCGGACGGCGCGGGCCGCGCCCTGCACGCCCACATCGCGTCCTTCGTGCACCGGGCGTTCCCCGAGACCGCCGAGACGGACCAGTCACCCGAACAGGAAGGCCGGGAATGA